The DNA segment AATATCATTTGCAATTGCACAAAAGATTGAACCAATACCAAAAAGAACAAGACCTGTTATGATTGTTCCTTTCCTTCCAAGTTTGTCACTCATTACTCCAAAAGGAACTTGAAAAATCATTTGAGTAAGGGCATAGCCACCTATTACTATACCAACTAAAGTTGTTGTTGCACCATAAAGATTGATTGCATAAACAGATAAAACTGGAAGAACTAAAAAAAGTCCGAAAAATCTTAGAGCTATAATAGAACTAAGTGGTAAAATAGATTTAATCATATATAATTTCCATTAGTTAAGATAAAGGACGATTATATAGAATAATTGTTGATAATTGTGTTAAAAGGAAAATTGTGAAAATAGTTTTAGCTACAGCTAATAAAGGAAAGCTTGAAGAGTTTAGAAAATTGTTATCAAATATAGAAGTTATTGCATATAAAGAGTTAATTGGTGAGTATGAAGTAATTGAAGACAGAGATAGTTTTCAAGGAAATGCAATAAAAAAAGCTCAAGAGATATATGAAAAAATAAACGATGAAAATGTTATTGTTATCTCTGATGATAGTGGAATAAGTGTTCCAGCACTTAATAATGAACCAGGGATCTACTCAGCTAGATATGCAGGAGAAAATGCTACAGATAAACAAAATAATGCAAAATTGATATCAAAATTAAAAGAGAAAAACTTGGATAAAACTCCAGCTTATTATACAGCTTGTATAGCTATTGTCTATAAAAAACAAACCTACAGTGTTCATGGGTGGATGTATGGAGAAGTTCTGTCTTGTGAAAAAGGTGAGGGTGGTTTTGGTTATGATCCCATGTTTATTCCAAAAGGTTTTGATAAAACTTTAGGAGAACTTCCCTATGAAGTTAAAAAAGAGTTTTCCCATAGAAGCAAAGCTTTACATCTAGCAAAAAAAGTGTTAGATGTTATTTTATAAAAAGATTATTTGATAATCTTTTTATAGACTCGTATATCTGAATCTAAATTTTTTACAATCATCTCTATTTCATACTTTTTATCAACTCTTTTTATATTTGCACTTATATTAAAACTCTCGTCTGGAATCTCTATTTTATTTATACTCTCTAATGTTGGCAAATATAAAATATACTCCTCTAGAAATTTAAGATGATTTTTTGCTTGAATATATTTATGTTGATTTATGATGTTTGTTGAGGCAATCGCTTTTGTCTCAAAAATATTAGTGCAAAGCAGTGAAAATATAAAAATTAAAATAAGAGTAAAAAGAAGTACAAAAGAGTTTTTCATAGTTTAAAACTCCAATTTTGTGAAATTTTATTATCAAGTTCTATATGAATATTTAATATATTTGTGCCGTTTTGCATATTAAACTTTGTAACATTGTCTAATAAAACAGCATTACCAAAATATAGTGTTTTATTAGAATAGTTTAGAGTGTTTATAATTTGAGGTAAATTCTTT comes from the Halarcobacter ebronensis genome and includes:
- the rdgB gene encoding RdgB/HAM1 family non-canonical purine NTP pyrophosphatase, with protein sequence MKIVLATANKGKLEEFRKLLSNIEVIAYKELIGEYEVIEDRDSFQGNAIKKAQEIYEKINDENVIVISDDSGISVPALNNEPGIYSARYAGENATDKQNNAKLISKLKEKNLDKTPAYYTACIAIVYKKQTYSVHGWMYGEVLSCEKGEGGFGYDPMFIPKGFDKTLGELPYEVKKEFSHRSKALHLAKKVLDVIL